The sequence GGAAAAAGAATCTCAAAATCAGATTCGATAACAATATCTTTAACATACACTTTGTTTTCGATGTTGTTATCTTCTTCATATAAATCTTTAAACTCGTTTTCTTTCAATTCTTCAATGGCTTCGTTCATGATTTTCTGATACGTATCAAAACCAATATCATTAATAAAACCACTTTGTTCACCACCTAATAAATCTCCAGCACCACGAATTTCTAAATCTTTCATAGCGATGTTTAATCCGCTTCCTAAATCGCTAAATTGTTCTAAAGCTTGAATACGTTTTCGCGCATCTTCAGTCATTGACGAATACGGCGGACAAATGAAATAACAGAATGCTTTTTTATTGCTTCTTCCAACACGACCACGCATCTGATGTAAATCGGATAATCCGAAATTATTAGCGTTATTTACAAAAATGGTATTTGCATTTGGTACATCTAATCCACTTTCGATAATCGTAGTTGCAACCAAAACATCAAATTCGCCATCCATAAAAGCTAGAAGTAATTCTTCTAATTTTTTACCTTCTAATTGTCCGTGTCCAACTCCGACTTTTGCATTCGGTACCAAACGTTGAATCATTCCGGCAACTTCCTTGATGTTTTCAATTCGATTGTTGATAAAATAAACCTGTCCGCCACGTTCAATTTCATACGAAATCGCATCACGAATAATTTCTTCATTAAATCCAACCACATTGGTTTCAATCGGATAACGATTTGGCGGCGGCGTTGTAATAACTGATAAATCTCGAGCAGCCATTAACGAGAATTGTAGCGTTCTCGGAATTGGCGTTGCTGTTAATGTTAAGGTATCAATATTTTGAGCAATGGTTTTTAATTTATCTTTAACAGCAACTCCAAACTTTTGTTCTTCGTCAATAATCAAAAGTCCTAAATCTTTAAAAACAACATTTTTATTCACCAATTGATGTGTTCCAATAACAATGTCAACTTTACCTTCGGCAAGTTCTTTTAAAGTTTCCGCTTTTTGTTTTGCTGTTTTAAAACGATTCATATAAGCCACTTTAACGGGCATGTTTTCTAATCGTTCGCTAAATGTTTTATAATGTTGAAACGCCAAAATAGTTGTAGGAACCAAAACAGCAACTTGTTTACCGTTATCAACAGCCTTAAATGCTGCACGAATCGCAACTTCTGTTTTACCGAAACCAACATCACCACAAACCAATCGGTCCATTGGACGGTCGCTTTCCATATCGGTTTTAACGTCAAGCGTTGATTTCATTTGGTCTGGCGTATCTTCATAGATGAACGAACTTTCTAATTCGGCCTGAAGATAACTATCCGGAGCGCAAGCAAATCCTTTTTCTAAACGACGTTTTGCATACAACTGAATCAAGTTAAATGCAATGTGTTTAACTCGTGCTTTGGTTTTTTGTTTTAAAGCTTTCCAAGCGTTTGAACCAAGCTTATATATTTTAGGAGGCGAACCTTCTTTTCCGTTGAATTTTGATATTTTATGTAACGAGTGAATACTTACATAAACAATATCGTTATCGGCATAAACCAATTTTATAGCTTCTTGCGTTTTTCCTTCGACTTGGATTTTTTGTAAACCACCAAATTTTCCAATGCCGTGGTCGATATGCGTAACATAATCACCAACGGTTAAAGAAGTCAATTCTTTTAGCGTGATGTTTTGTTTTTTGCTTTGGCTGTTTTTGATACTGAATTTATGATAACGTTCAAAAATTTGATGGTCGGTATAACAAACCATTTGATTTTCTTCGTCGATAAATCCTTCGTAAAGCGGATTTACAATAACTTCGAATTGCGCAACATGTTGTTCGTTTTCGTTTCTAAACGATTTAAAAATTTCTTTTAAACGTTTAGCTTGCGATTCGTTCGAACAAAAAATATAATTCTTATAACCGTTAAAGCTATTTTCGTTTAAGTTGTTAATCAACAAATCGAATTGTTTATTAAACGAAGGTTGTGGTTTGAAGAAAAATGGAACTTCAAATTTGGTGTCAAATAAACGGGAATCTGAAAATTCTACAATCGAAAAAATTTCAGCTTGACTGATAAAATCTTTTCCATTCAAGAACATTTGTTTCGGTTCTAAATGGCTCACACCTTTATTTAATTTTGAAAAGGCGCTTTCTGCTTTTTCAAAAAGTAAGTTCAATTTCTCGTTTAAAACCGTTGCATCTTGAATGAAAAGAATGGTTTTTTCGCCGATATAATTTAAGAACGATTCGCGATTTTCTTGATGAAATTTATTTTCGATATTTGGAACAATCGTAATTTTCTTTTTTGTTTCTAACGAAAGTTGCGTTTCTACATCGAACGTTCGAATGCTATCAATCTCATTTCCGAAAAATTCAATTCGATACGGATTGTCATTCGAAAACGAAAAGACATCAATAATTCCACCACGAACCGAAAATTCACCTGGTTCTGCAACAAAATCGACACGTTTAAAATTATATTCAAACAAAACTTCGTTAACAAAATCAATTTGAATTTGGTCGTTCAACGCAATTTTCAAGGTGTTTTTGTCTAATTCTTTTCGGGTAACAACTTTCTCAAAAAGAGCATCGGGATACGAAACAATAATGGAAGGTTTTTTACGCGAATTGATTCGATTTAAAACTTCGGCACGCATAAGAATATTTGCATTATCAGTTTCTTCGATTTGATATGGACGTTTGTATGATCCTGGATAAAATAAAACATCGTCTTTATTTATCAAGGTTTCCAAATCGTTTAAATAATAAGCAGCTTCTTCTTTGTCTTTAAAAATTAATAGAAAAGGATGTTCACTTTCTTGAAACAAGGAAGCGATTTGAAAAGAAGTTGCCGACCCAATAAAACCCTTTGCATAAATTTTTGCGCCTTTGTTTTGTAAAAGCGATTGTAATTTTTTGGTTTTTTCGAAATCGTTATATAATTTTTTGATATTCATTTTTTGATTTATTCTTTTGGAATTGCATCTAATGTTGCACGTTTTATCGTATCTAAACTTTGAATCATATCTTGCTCACCAACTTCCATCGGAATTGCTTTTCTGACCAAAATCTCATCAAACTGATTGGCTATCGATTGGTAGTTTTTATTGATTTTTGCAAACAACTCTTTTACTTCTTTTGCAGGAATCAAATCCAATTCCAATAACATTTCCAAAGAATTAATATTGGTATTTAAAAGATCTATTCTACTCTTAACATCAGGTTTGTTATAAACTTCAGGAATGTTATTCTGCATTTCTGAAGCTAATTTAGAAAGTCTTTGTGCTTTTTTATGAAATGCACTTAGCGATGTAACCGGTTTTATTCGATATTCTTTTTCGAAATCGTTCCATTCTTTCCAGTTTACTAAATGATTCTGAACATTTTGATTGATTTTTGGAATTTGAATTATCCATTGATCATCGATAGTTTTGAAAATCGAATCTCGTTTTTTATCAAGAATTTTTTGTTGTTCTTCGGCAGTTATTCCCTTTTCTTCACATGAAGAAAAAAGTAACAAACCGATAATTGCTAAATAAATGTATTTCATAAAGATAATTCGTTGAGAGAACAAATTTACAAATGAAATTTAGATATTAAATAATTTAAGGAATGAGAATAATGTTTTTTATGAATTAATTCGTTTTAAAGTGTCCTTGCGATATGAATTTTATCTGAATATTCGTAACTTAGCTTATATTTAAAAACAATTGTAAGATGAAAAAGATTTTAGGTTTTTTTAGCTTGATGTTAGGTGTGATTTTGGTTTCTAGTTGCGCCACTAAAAAAGGTGATTTAGGTTCTACAGAAGAAACTTTGTTTAGTAACAAATGGCAATTTGTAGAATTAGCAAATGTTGCAATTAATAAAGAAGTGAACGGAACGGTTCCTTATTTATCTTTTGATAAAGCCGAAAAGCGTTTTTCTGCGATTACTGGATGTAATACGGTTAACGGAAATTTCACGGCAACAAATTCAAAAGCTGAATTTGGTTTAGGCATGTCAACCATGATGTTTTGTGAAGATATGTCTGTTGAAAACGGATTTAAACAAATCTTAGAAAATGTAAAAACGTATAAAATCATTGGAAATGAATTGGTTTTAATGGGAAGCAATGATAAAGTTTTAGCAAAATTCAATAAGTACAACAATTAAGAATTTACTAAAAAAATAAAAAAAGCTTGTATTCAATTGAATTACAAGCTTTTTTTATGCAGTACTAAAAAGTATATCCTAGTTTAACTCCAGCTTTGAAAACAAAATTGTCAAAATATTTGTTATCAACATCGCCTTGTCCGCGAACTTCCCATTTCCAGTTAAAACCTAGTGAAGGGTCGATGCTTAGGTTTTTGGTTAGTTGAATTTTATATCCAATATTCGGATTAAAAATACTCCAATAACTATATTTACCTTTAAATTTTTCACCATTAATCGTGTCATCGAATTTTATTTCACCATGCGTAATAAAATTTTCTACATATAAACCTTCGCGAATTCCTTTTTTTGAGTAAGTTCTTGTTCCTAAATCAACTACAAAACCATTTCCTGTTGTTGTAAAATTCTTTTCATCTAACTTCAATTGCCCATAACTAGCATTTAAAATCCATGAAGTTAACCGTTCTCGAGATTTCATTCCTTTTGTGAATTCAAAACTCACTCCGTATTGTGTAGGTTCAGACCAATTGTAATTTGCAGAAATGGTTACTACATCTTTTTTTATATCTTGAGCAAATGCCGAAACTGATATTAGCGAAAGTAATAAAATAATTTTTTTCATGTTTGGATTGTTTTTAGAATATTTTAACACAAACCAAACAATGTGCCAAAAAAAAATCACTTCGAATAGAGAAATGATTTTAATATTATATTTTATTCTTTTATTACAATTTGCATGGTTTCTAAATTGATCTGTTGCAACAATATCGTTTTATTTTCGATAACCGATTGCGCTGCTTTTTCATCGAAATGACGAATGGTGTAAAGCGAAACATTTTCGTTGAAACTTACATTGAAGTTTTTAGAAAGTTCTTCGTTTAAAGTTTCGAAATTATTGAATTTATCTTCGACACAAACCGTAAAACTAATCGCAGAATTCTGAATGACATTTACTTTTATGTGATTTTCGCCAAACCATTTAAAAATCTCACTTACTTGAGATTCCATGATAAATGAAAAATCTTTAGACGAAATCGAAATTAATAATTGATTTTTCTTTACAATAAAACATGGTACAAAAGGCTCTAAAACAGCTCCTCTAGAAACCGAAGTTCCAGCTAATGTAGGATTTACAAACGATTTTACATACAAAGGAATTTCTTTTTTTTGTAAAGGTTGTAAGGTTTTTGGATGAATTACAGAAGCTCCATAAAACGCTAATTCAATTGCTTCGCGATACGAAATCTGATTTAGCAACGTGGTATCTTCGAAATAACGCGGATCTGCATTTAAAACTCCAGGTACATCTTTCCAAATGGTTACACTTTTAGCATCTAAACAATAAGCAAAAATAGCTGCCGAATAGTCCGAACCTTCACGGCCAAGAGTTACCGAAAAATGATTTGGATCGGATCCAATAAAACCTTGTGTGATATAAAGCTTTTCAGATTGAATTTGATTTTTAATATTGTTTTCTGTTTTCGTCCAATCTACAACTGCATCTCGATAGGTTGTATCTGTTTTGATTAAATTACGAGAATCAATCCAGACGTTTTCAATGTTTTCTTGATTGAAGAAGTAACTTAAAATCGTAGTTGATAAAATTTCGCCATAGCAAACAATCTGATCGTAAACAAAATTGTAATTTGGTGATTTGTTATTTGATAAAAAATATTCCATTTCGCCAAACAACACATTGATTTTATCAAAAACCAAATGATTTTTATTTTCGAATAAACCATTTATAATTTCCAGATGATAATCCTTGACAACTTGGATGGCCTGTTTTAATTCTTCGGGTTTCTTAAAATAACTGTTGATAACATCTTCTAATGCATTGGTTGTCTTGCCCATTGCAGAAGCGATAATTAAACTATTATCAAAACCTACCGCTTGTAAAACGTGTAAAACATTACGAATCGCTTGCGGATCTTTTATCGATGCGCCTCCAAATTTAAATACTCTCATTCTTTTTAATTATAAATAAATCATTTTTTAAATTTTAATTATTTTCAGTTTGTTTTTGAATTTTGTGAACCTCAGATGAGTCATGTCTGATTTTTATTTCAGTCCAAAATTACAAAAAAAGAAAATCAACAAATTCGAAATCTTTGTTAATTAAAAAGAATTAAACATTTTAATTTTAATTGAGGTTAAAATTTTATTTTTAGCGATATTTGCCTTCAAAAAACACAACTAAAATACTATAATGGAACAAAGACACATTACATTAGGTGAATTTATTATCAAACGTCAAGATGACTTTAGTTATTCGTCTGGAGAATTATCTCGATTAATAAATTCAATTCGTTTGGCGGCAAAAATTGTTAGTCAAAAAGTAAATCAAGCCGGTTTGATTGATATTACGGGATCTTTTGGAAAAGAAAATATCCAAGGAGAAGTTCAGCAAAAGTTGGATGTTTACGCCAATGATGTGTTTATTGAAACGTTAGTAAATAGAGATATTTTATGTGGAATTGGTTCTGAAGAGAACGATGATTTTATTTCGATTTCTGGAAATGATAAATCCAATAAGAACAAATATGTAGTTTTGATGGATCCTCTTGATGGTTCTTCAAATATTGATGTGAACGTTTCTGTTGGAACTATTTTTTCTATTTTTAGACGCGTAACACCAATTGGTACTTCAGTTACTTCGGAAGATTTTTTACAAAAAGGCATTCATCAAGTGGCTGCAGGTTATGTAATTTATGGGTCTTCGACCATGTTGGTTTATACAACCGGAAATGGGGTAAATGGATTTACTTTAGATCCAGCTTTGGGAACATTCTTTTTGTCTCATCCAAATATGCAAATTTCTGAAGATGGTACTATTTATTCTGTAAACGAAGGAAATTATAATCAGTTTTGTGATGGAGTAAAAAATTATATTGAATTTTGTAAAGATGATGTTTCTAAAAAGCAATATAGTTCTCGTTATATTGGAAGTTTAGTTGCAGATGTTCATAGAAATATGCTAAAAGGCGGAATTTATATGTATCCTGGAATTAAGAAAAATCCAAATGGAAAATTACGTTTACTTTATGAATGTAATCCGTTTGCGTTTATTATTGAACAAGCAGGAGGTAAAGCTTCTGATGGATTAAATAGAATTATGGAAATTGAACCTACAGATTTACATCAACGTGTTCCATTTTTCTGTGGAAGTAAAAATATGGTTGAAAAAGCCGAAGAATTTATTAAGGCTAATATGTAATAAATCAAATGGAAAGAGCAAGTTTTACACTTGCTCTTTTTTGTTTTCTTCTTTTGTAAATAGTTCAATTTCTTTCATAAATCTTTCGCTATCAACTTCAAGAACTAAAAGCGATAAAGCTTTGTCTGTAAGTTTATTGATGTCGCTTGAAAAACCTAAAGCTGAAGTGAATTTTCTTAGAATATCTTTCTGTTTTGGTCCAAGCATGTGGTTTACAAAAACCATACGAGCAAGATCATATAATCTTTCGATTCGTTGTGTTTGTAAATATGGCGGATTCACAGGGTAATTGTTCGGATTCGCAAGAATCTTTTTGTAATCTTCATCAGAAATATCTAATTTATCTTTTAATTCATTTATAAAATGCATTTCTTCTTCGCTGAAATCGCCATCAGCTAAAGCTACACGTACAATCGCAGCAAAATGACCTTTGTTTCGTTCTGTAAAACCTGAGTCGTAAATATCGTAGTATGACATATTAGCTTTTTTTTAATAGTTAATTTTTAATTCACATAATATTACTGTAAAAATACTGAATTTTTATCTATTTCGATGATTTTTTTTAATGCTAATAGAAAAACATATTTTGATAATTTAAAGGTTGTATAATTGGATTTTTAACTCATTGCAAATCAGTAAAATAATACTTTTTTCACAAATGTTTATAATTAGTTTTTTTTTTCGAAAAATATATTTTTATAACTCAAAGTAATTGTTACTTTTGTTGCTTGAAATAACGAGTTTTTAAATAGCCGTTTAACAATGCTATTTACTTGTGTTTCGGTGATTTGACTTATGAAACAAGTAGGTTTTTCTAAGAAAGAAAAATACGATAAAGCTTATTTAAGAATTGCCAGAGAATGGGGGCAATTGTCTTATTGCCAACGAAAAAAAGTTGGTGCAATTATCGTTAAGGATAAAATGATTATATCTGATGGTTATAATGGAACTCCGTCAGGTTTTGAAAATTGTTGTGAAGACGACAACGGTTTAACAAAATGGTATGTTTTACATGCCGAAGCAAATGCAATTTTAAAAGTTGCTAAATCTACGCAAAGTTGTATTAATGCAACTTTGTACATTACCATGTCTCCTTGTAGAGAATGTAGTAAATTAATTCATCAATCGGGAATTACTCGAGTGGTTTATATGTCTGATTATAAAGATAAAGAAGGAATTGTTTTTCTAGAAAAGGCAGGAGTTGAAATTGTACATATTTCTGATTTAGATTAATCAATATGAAACTTAGGAAATTTTTATGGCCCTTACTTTTAGTTATTTCATTAGCTATTGGTATTTTCATTGGAGGTTATTTTCCTTTTTTAAATCAACCTTTAGGAAATTCTTTTCAAGATAAAGGTAGAGATAAACTGAATAAACTTATTGAATTGATAGAAAAAGAATATGTTGATAATGTTGATACAGATTCTATAATTGATTTGACTGTTAATAATATTCTAGCACAACTTGATCCTCATTCTGTTTATATTGCAAAAAGCGAAATGGATGAAGTTCAAGAATCAATGAAAGGCTCATTTGTTGGTATTGGGATTAATTCTTATAATTATAAAGATACTTTGACGATTATTAAACCTGTTTTTGGAGGTCCTTCTTATAAGGCTGGTTTAAAAAACGGAGATCGAATTTTATATGCAAATGATTTAAAGCTTTATGGTAATGACATTAAAAATGATTCATTAATCAGTATTTTAAAAGGTGATGCTGGATCAAAAGTCACACTTAAAGTTTTCAGAAAAAAAGAAAATAGAATTTTTTCTGTGGATGTAATCAGAGGTGAAATTCCACTTAAGAGCGTCGATGTTGGTTTGATGTTAAAAGATAAAACTGGATTTATCAAAATCAATCGTTTTTCTGAAACAACTTATGCAGAATTTAAAACGGCTTTAGATGAATTGATAAAAAATGGTGCAAAAGAAATGATAATTGATTTGCGTGAAAACGGTGGTGGATATATGGACCAAGCAGTTCAAATCGCTGATGAATTTCTTTCTAATGGGGATATTATTGTTAAGACAATTAATAAACAAGGAAAAGAGCGAATCACAAAAGCTACCGACAAAGGAAGTTTTGAGAATGGAAAGCTTACTGTTTTAATTAATGAGAATTCTGCTTCTGCGAGTGAGATAATTGCAGGCGCAATTCAGGATAATGATCGCGGTACAATTGTAGGGCGTCGATCATACGGAAAAGGTTTGGTTCAAAGGGAAATGTATTTGGGCGACGGTTCTGCCGTTCGGTTAACAACTGCAAGATATTACACACCATCTGGGCGTTCAATTCAAAAACCATATAACGACGGAATCGATGAATATTCGAATGAGTTATATAGTAGATTTGAATCTGGAGAACTTTATGAACGCGATAGTATTCATTTGGCGGATAGTTTGCAATTCAAAACAAAAGCGGGTAAAATCGTCTATGGCGGAGGTGGAATTGTTCCGGATGTTTTTATTCCTTTAAAAAATAAAAGTGGTGAAGATGCAATTCAACTTTTGATGCGAACCAGTTTGGTTAGTAATTTTGTTTTTGTACAAATAGATGAAGATCGTAATGCTTTCGAATCTCTTTCAACTCAAGATTTAATAAAAAAAATAAATACCGATCCAAAGTATTTTAATAATCTAAAAAAACATTTAACAAACGAAGGTCTTTTGTTTAATTTAGATAAACATAAGAAAAGTATTATGTTTTATTTGACGTCAGAATATCTTAATCAACTTAAATCAGATCAAGATTATTACGATTGGATATTAAAAGAAGACCCGATGTTGAAAGTTTTAAAGAAATAAAAAAAAGCGTTGTGAATAAATTCATGACGCTTTTTTCATAAAACTAACTAAACTAATATTTTCTTTTTCATAGAAATCAAAATACAGTTTACAAACACTGTGCCAATAATTATTTCTTATTGATTTTTCTCGAATCGTTTGTTCGGCTTTCAGTTGACGTTTCTCTAGTTCTGTTGGAATTATCTTGGTTTCTTGACGAATTTTCTCTTGTTGAATTTGAGCTCGAATTTCTGCCAGAATCTTTTCGATTGGATTCGTTTCTGTTTGGAGTATTGTTTGTTGTTGAATTCTGATTTTGTTGACGACCAACTTCTCTTTGTGGTGTATTATTTATACTTCCGCAACTTTGTAAAAACAGCGAAGTAAACACAAAAAAACAAAATGCTTTTAAAAGGATATTTTTTTTCATTTGTATAAATTAAAAAAGAGCTACATCAAAATGAAAATAGCTCTTTAAAATTATGAAAAAAAAAATTATTTAATTTCTGTTAAGAAAATTTCTTTTGGATGTCTTACTTTTTTCATCCCTTGTAA comes from Flavobacterium sp. I3-2 and encodes:
- the mfd gene encoding transcription-repair coupling factor, coding for MNIKKLYNDFEKTKKLQSLLQNKGAKIYAKGFIGSATSFQIASLFQESEHPFLLIFKDKEEAAYYLNDLETLINKDDVLFYPGSYKRPYQIEETDNANILMRAEVLNRINSRKKPSIIVSYPDALFEKVVTRKELDKNTLKIALNDQIQIDFVNEVLFEYNFKRVDFVAEPGEFSVRGGIIDVFSFSNDNPYRIEFFGNEIDSIRTFDVETQLSLETKKKITIVPNIENKFHQENRESFLNYIGEKTILFIQDATVLNEKLNLLFEKAESAFSKLNKGVSHLEPKQMFLNGKDFISQAEIFSIVEFSDSRLFDTKFEVPFFFKPQPSFNKQFDLLINNLNENSFNGYKNYIFCSNESQAKRLKEIFKSFRNENEQHVAQFEVIVNPLYEGFIDEENQMVCYTDHQIFERYHKFSIKNSQSKKQNITLKELTSLTVGDYVTHIDHGIGKFGGLQKIQVEGKTQEAIKLVYADNDIVYVSIHSLHKISKFNGKEGSPPKIYKLGSNAWKALKQKTKARVKHIAFNLIQLYAKRRLEKGFACAPDSYLQAELESSFIYEDTPDQMKSTLDVKTDMESDRPMDRLVCGDVGFGKTEVAIRAAFKAVDNGKQVAVLVPTTILAFQHYKTFSERLENMPVKVAYMNRFKTAKQKAETLKELAEGKVDIVIGTHQLVNKNVVFKDLGLLIIDEEQKFGVAVKDKLKTIAQNIDTLTLTATPIPRTLQFSLMAARDLSVITTPPPNRYPIETNVVGFNEEIIRDAISYEIERGGQVYFINNRIENIKEVAGMIQRLVPNAKVGVGHGQLEGKKLEELLLAFMDGEFDVLVATTIIESGLDVPNANTIFVNNANNFGLSDLHQMRGRVGRSNKKAFCYFICPPYSSMTEDARKRIQALEQFSDLGSGLNIAMKDLEIRGAGDLLGGEQSGFINDIGFDTYQKIMNEAIEELKENEFKDLYEEDNNIENKVYVKDIVIESDFEILFPDEYINNVSERLSLYNELNLIKTEEKLIEFEKQLIDRFGPLPRQAKALLDSVRIKWIATNAGIEKLLLKQGKMIGYFIADQQSDFYQSNRFRKVLLFVQSYGNVCKLKEKQTKNGLRLLLTFENVKSISKALEYMQKLNEL
- a CDS encoding META domain-containing protein translates to MKKILGFFSLMLGVILVSSCATKKGDLGSTEETLFSNKWQFVELANVAINKEVNGTVPYLSFDKAEKRFSAITGCNTVNGNFTATNSKAEFGLGMSTMMFCEDMSVENGFKQILENVKTYKIIGNELVLMGSNDKVLAKFNKYNN
- a CDS encoding autotransporter outer membrane beta-barrel domain-containing protein, whose translation is MKKIILLLSLISVSAFAQDIKKDVVTISANYNWSEPTQYGVSFEFTKGMKSRERLTSWILNASYGQLKLDEKNFTTTGNGFVVDLGTRTYSKKGIREGLYVENFITHGEIKFDDTINGEKFKGKYSYWSIFNPNIGYKIQLTKNLSIDPSLGFNWKWEVRGQGDVDNKYFDNFVFKAGVKLGYTF
- a CDS encoding aspartate kinase, yielding MRVFKFGGASIKDPQAIRNVLHVLQAVGFDNSLIIASAMGKTTNALEDVINSYFKKPEELKQAIQVVKDYHLEIINGLFENKNHLVFDKINVLFGEMEYFLSNNKSPNYNFVYDQIVCYGEILSTTILSYFFNQENIENVWIDSRNLIKTDTTYRDAVVDWTKTENNIKNQIQSEKLYITQGFIGSDPNHFSVTLGREGSDYSAAIFAYCLDAKSVTIWKDVPGVLNADPRYFEDTTLLNQISYREAIELAFYGASVIHPKTLQPLQKKEIPLYVKSFVNPTLAGTSVSRGAVLEPFVPCFIVKKNQLLISISSKDFSFIMESQVSEIFKWFGENHIKVNVIQNSAISFTVCVEDKFNNFETLNEELSKNFNVSFNENVSLYTIRHFDEKAAQSVIENKTILLQQINLETMQIVIKE
- the fbp gene encoding class 1 fructose-bisphosphatase, producing MEQRHITLGEFIIKRQDDFSYSSGELSRLINSIRLAAKIVSQKVNQAGLIDITGSFGKENIQGEVQQKLDVYANDVFIETLVNRDILCGIGSEENDDFISISGNDKSNKNKYVVLMDPLDGSSNIDVNVSVGTIFSIFRRVTPIGTSVTSEDFLQKGIHQVAAGYVIYGSSTMLVYTTGNGVNGFTLDPALGTFFLSHPNMQISEDGTIYSVNEGNYNQFCDGVKNYIEFCKDDVSKKQYSSRYIGSLVADVHRNMLKGGIYMYPGIKKNPNGKLRLLYECNPFAFIIEQAGGKASDGLNRIMEIEPTDLHQRVPFFCGSKNMVEKAEEFIKANM
- a CDS encoding TerB family tellurite resistance protein; this translates as MSYYDIYDSGFTERNKGHFAAIVRVALADGDFSEEEMHFINELKDKLDISDEDYKKILANPNNYPVNPPYLQTQRIERLYDLARMVFVNHMLGPKQKDILRKFTSALGFSSDINKLTDKALSLLVLEVDSERFMKEIELFTKEENKKEQV
- a CDS encoding deoxycytidylate deaminase — its product is MKQVGFSKKEKYDKAYLRIAREWGQLSYCQRKKVGAIIVKDKMIISDGYNGTPSGFENCCEDDNGLTKWYVLHAEANAILKVAKSTQSCINATLYITMSPCRECSKLIHQSGITRVVYMSDYKDKEGIVFLEKAGVEIVHISDLD
- a CDS encoding S41 family peptidase; its protein translation is MKLRKFLWPLLLVISLAIGIFIGGYFPFLNQPLGNSFQDKGRDKLNKLIELIEKEYVDNVDTDSIIDLTVNNILAQLDPHSVYIAKSEMDEVQESMKGSFVGIGINSYNYKDTLTIIKPVFGGPSYKAGLKNGDRILYANDLKLYGNDIKNDSLISILKGDAGSKVTLKVFRKKENRIFSVDVIRGEIPLKSVDVGLMLKDKTGFIKINRFSETTYAEFKTALDELIKNGAKEMIIDLRENGGGYMDQAVQIADEFLSNGDIIVKTINKQGKERITKATDKGSFENGKLTVLINENSASASEIIAGAIQDNDRGTIVGRRSYGKGLVQREMYLGDGSAVRLTTARYYTPSGRSIQKPYNDGIDEYSNELYSRFESGELYERDSIHLADSLQFKTKAGKIVYGGGGIVPDVFIPLKNKSGEDAIQLLMRTSLVSNFVFVQIDEDRNAFESLSTQDLIKKINTDPKYFNNLKKHLTNEGLLFNLDKHKKSIMFYLTSEYLNQLKSDQDYYDWILKEDPMLKVLKK